The Chryseobacterium oranimense genome contains the following window.
AATTATTAGTGATCGTAAAACTGCAACTACTAATTTCTAACTTCTAATATCTAACATCTACAAAAAACAAAATTAAGGTTTATGAATGAATTTTAATGTTACCGATTACAAATCAATTTCTAAATATTTACATTTGCATAAAATTTCACACATTGAAAAAACTTCTCAACGAGACTATTATATATGGAATTGGGGCGATTATGCCAAGAGTTATCCTGTTCATTCTGAACCCTTTATACATTAACCAAATTAACAATAAGGATTTCGCCATATTTTCAAACCTGTACGCTCTTATTTCTTTTGTGAATATCATGCTTTCTTTCGGTTTTGAAACGGCATTTTTCCGTTTTTCAGCGGATAAAGACAATGAAAAGAAAACGTTCAATACTTCATTTTGGTTCTTATTCGGTTTATCTACAGTTTTCCTTTTAAGTTTACTGATTTTCAGTCAGTCGGTGGCAGATCAGCTGGGATATTCATCCAATCCTGAATACATACGGTGGTTTGCATGGATTGCATTTTTTGATAATCTATGTGTAATTCCTTTTGCATGGCTCAGGTTCAATAACAAACCGATAAAATATTCTTTGGTAAGGGTTTTACAGTCTCTTTTTCAAACTGTGATAACCGTTGCTTTATTCCTGTACATTCCTCTGAGTGTATCTCAGAATTTTGGCTTGAAAGAAAAAGTATCGTTTCCTTTTTACAGTAACCTTGCTGCAAGCTTCTTAGGTTTTCTGCTTCTGCTTCCTGTTGTTTTCAAAGTAAGATTTCAGTTTTCTACTGAGCTTTTCAAAAATATGATCAAATATTCCTGGCCGGTAATGATTGCAGGAATGGCCTTTATGGTCAATGAAAATTTTGATAAAGCCATCCAGATCTACAATATTCCGGGTGAAGATGCCGGAGCCTATGGAGGATGTTATAAATTAGCCGTTTTAATGACCCTGTTTGTTACTGCTTACAGAATGGGCATCGAGCCGTTCTTTTTTAAGCAGATGAATAATGACAATGCTAAAAATACCTATGCTAAAGTAACAGAATACTTTACATTCTTTGCCTCGACGGTGGCCATGGGAATTATCGCCAATATTTCCTGGCTGAAGCAGATTCTTATTCCTAACAGCAGTTACTGGACAGCCATTGATATCATCCCGATTATCGTTATCGCTAACCTCTGCTTTGGAATTTACTATAACTTTTCCACATGGTATAAAGTAACAGACAGAACTAAAGTAGGAACCGTGATTTCCTGGCTGGGAGCGTTCCTTACCATTATCTTAAATTTACTGTTCCTCAGTAAATATGGATTTATGGTTTCTGCATGGGTAACGTTTATTGCGTATTTCGTTATGATGATCACCTCTTATCTGTTGGGACAGAAATATTACCCTATCCCTTACCGCATCAAAAAAATGACCTTATTCCTCGGGTTGCTGATGCTTTTCAGCTTTGTTATTGTTTATCTATTCGATTATAATTTCTGGGTAGGAAATCTTTTGTTTCTTGTGTATGCAGGAGTTTTAATCTATTCAGAAAAAAATATGCTGTTATCAAGAATCAGGAAAAACTAATTATGGCCTCTAATTTGATACTACTGAGGTCTCTGAAAAAAATAATCAGGTGATGAATTAAAGATGATAATTATTAGGATCAGCAATGATTTTTATGATTACCTTTAGCCTAAACAAATTATAAAATAACAAATAAAACATTGTCATATAATCTATGAAAATAATTGTTCCTATGGCTGGACGTGGTTCCAGATTACGTCCACATACTCTGACAGTTCCAAAACCTCTTATTCCGATTGCAGGAAAACCTATCGTACAGAGACTGGTGGAAGATATTGCTAAAGTGGCAGGTGAAAAAATTGAAGAAGTAGCATTTATCATTGGGGATTTCGGACCGGAGATTGAAAAATCTCTGCTTCAGATAGCTGAAAAGCTGGGAGCAAAAGGCAGTATATACTACCAGAACGACCCACTTGGAACAGCACACGCCATTAAATGTGCAGAAGACTCCATGCAGGGAGATGTAGTGATCGCTTTTGCAGATACTCTTTTCCGTGCAGATTTCCAGCTTGATAAAAACTCCGATGGGGTAATCTGGGTAAAAAGCGTAGAAGATCCGTCTGCATTCGGAGTCGTAAAATTAGATAACTACGGTTTCATTACAGATTTCGTTGAAAAACCTCAGACTTTCGTTTCAGATCTTGCCATTATTGGTATTTATTACTTCAACAGTGCTGAAAAACTGATGGACGAGATCAACTATATTATGGACAATAATATTAAAAACGGAGGAGAATATCAGTTGACCACAGCATTGGAAAACCTTAGGGCAAAAGGAGCAAAATTCACTTTAGGAAAAGTAAACGACTGGATGGACTGTGGTAATAAAAATGCCACCGTGGAAACCAACAGTAAAATTCTTGAATACGAAAGAGAAGAAATGCTTAATTACCCGGCAACAGCGGTTATTGAAAATTCATTGATTATTCAGCCATGTTTTATCGGTGAAAATGTTAAGATTTCCAATTCTAAAATTGGACCGGGAGTTTCATTGGGAAATAATACTATCATTGTGAATTCCAATATTGAAAACTCTCTGATCCAGGAAAATACAAGAATCAATCACGGGAACCTTTCCAATTCCATGATCGGAAATTCCGCCCAGTATTTTGGAGTTTCCAGGGAGATCTCTTTGGGAGATTATTCCGTTTTAGATTTTTTATCTAAATAAGATCAGAAATATTTAATATAAAACAACATACGTCCGGACCACACAACATTTCTTGTGTGGTTTGGCGTTAATATTGCAGCGTATTTTTTTAATTGAAAGATAAATACATGAAAAACTGGATCCCGATACTTCTTATATTGCTTACCCTATCATCCTGTAAAACAAGAAATGCCGCCAAAAATAATACTGGCAGCACGCAGGACAGTACAGTTACTACAGAAGATAATAGAAATCCTAAAGATGCTAATGAGCCCGTAAGAGATAAACTTACCTTCTACGAGCATGTAGTTACTCCACTGAAATTCGATCAGGTAAAGATTAATAGTAAAGTTAATGTAGAAACAGGAAACTTCATCCCAACCCTTGATGCTGTAATTTATATTGAAAATGACCAGAAGGTATGGATGAATCTTCAGGCATTTTTCTTTACCGTTGCCAAAGGAATTGCCACACCTGAAGGGATCAAAGGACAGGACAAAACCAGCAAAACCTATATTGATTCAGATTTTGATTATTTAAATAATCTTCTTAATGTCAATTTCATCGATTACAAATCGCTGGAAAAAATACTGATGGGAAGAACCTTTGTTAAAATCAGCGATTCCCAGTTTACCCTGACCCAAAATATGCAGGGCTTTAAAATGGTTTCCAATACCACCCAGAAAATTGTGACGGATCAAAAAACCAGAGAATATAAAATTGCTCTTCAGTATGATACCAATTATGATCTTTTAAGCGTTAATTTGAAAGATGTTTTATCTCCTGATGAATTGGAAATCTCGTACAGCAACTGGAATGAATACAATGGAATCCGTCTTCCGAAAAATGTTAAAATAATTATAAAAGGATCAAAATCTAGCCAAATTTTACTGGAAAACACGAAATTTGACTTTTCGAGGATGGAAACACCTTATTCTGTACCATCCAGTTATAAGAAAATTGAGATTAAATGATTAAAAAATTTAGCTTTTTAATAGGTATTCTACTGTTCGGCCTTCATCAGGGACAGCAGAACAAGGAACAGCTTCAGAAACAGAATGCCGATCTTAAAAAACAAATTGTACAGATAAATACAGACCTGGCGAAAACCAGAACTGAATCCAAACTTTCAGTTGCCTATCTTAATAATGTCAATAAAAAACTCGTTCTGAGAGAAAAGGTATACACCAATACTCAGAAAGAAAAAAGATTTATTGAAGATGAGATCTATCTGCGTCAGCTGGAAATCAACCGTCAAAACAAAGAACTGGCAGTTCTCAGAAAGAATTATGCCGAAGTTCTCGTTAATGCTTACAAAAACAAAGGGGTACAGAACAAAGTAACCTTTATTCTTTCGTCCAAAAATTTAGGGGAAGCCATAAGAAGAGTTCAGTATTTGAAACAATATGCTGACTATCAGGATAAAAAAGCTACAGAAATAAGCAATGCAGCTGCCCAGATCAAAAAATCAATTGCCCAAAAACAGAATTCTGCAAGAGAAAAAGAAAACCTTCTCGTTAATCAGCAGAAAGATCTGGCAACCATCAATGCTGAAAGAGCACAGAAAGAACAACTACTGGCAGATTTCAAGAAAAATGAAGCTAAACTTACGGTAGAGCTTAAGCAAAAGCAGGTTCAGTCCAAAGCTTTGGAAGGACAGATCAGAGCCATTATTGCAGAAGAAATCAGAATAGCTAAAGCTGAGGAAGAAGCAAGAAAAAAAGCCGAAGCGGAAAAAATCCGTATGGCTAAAATTATTGCCGACAGAGAAAAAGCAAGAATCGAAGCAGAAGCAAAAGCCAGAGCTGAAGCACTGGAACGAGAAAGAAAACTTGCTGAAATTGAAGCTAAAAAAGCAGCAGATCTTGCCGCAAAAAGAGCTGAAGAAGAACGAAAACGTAATGAAGAGGCAGCAAGGGCAGAAGCCAATGCAAAAGATGAAGCCAGAAGAGTGGCAGCGAAAAAAGCATCCGACGAAGCCAACGCAAGAGCCAAAGAAGCATCGGACAAGCTTATCGCAGCAAGAGCAGCAGAAGCAGCGCTGAACAAGAAGAAAGAAGAAGAGAAAAAAGCTGCTGAAACCAAAGCTATGACCAGCTATGGAGTGACCACAACTACAGGTAGCAGTTTCGCAGACAGCAGAGGAAGACTTGGTTATCCCGCAGACAGAGCCGGACAGATTACCCACAGATTCGGAAGACAACCTCACCCGGTTTTCAAAAATATTGTCGAGGAAAATACAGGGATTAAAATAGCCGTACCTTCAGGTACCCGTGCCAAATCCGTATATCCAGGATCAGTCTCTTCCGTATTGGCAAACAGTGACGGAACAAAAACCGTAATGGTGAAACATGGAAACTATTTCACAATTTATTCCAATCTGGGAAGCGTAAGCGTATCCAAAGGGCAGCAGGTTTCCTCCGGTACCCCGGTAGGTACAGTAGCCCAGGATTTCGATGGTTCCTATACCCTTGATTTCCAGGTATGGAACGGAAATACACCAGTTGATCCATTAGGTTGGATTTCATATTAAAAAAAGCGTAACTTTGCAAAAATCTTAAGAGATGAACACACTAACAATACTTGCCTTATCTTGGCAGCACATCCTTATCGTAGCAATCCTTTTGGTATTGCTGTTCGGAGGAAAGAAAATTCCGGAATTAATGAGAGGAGTTGGTTCAGGAATCAAAGAATTTAAAGATGCAGTGAAGGAAGAAGATAAACCAGGTTCTGAAAATAAAACCTCTTCTACCAATAACAATAACACTACCAGCAACTAAAATTCTTCAGAATTAATGAATTTTACTGAGACTGCATGGAAAGTCTTCAATCAGTCTATTGAAGATTATCACGTGTCCGATGACGTTAACTCTCTAATTAATAACCCGTTTGAAAAAGACAGTTTGGAACGGATTTTGTATGCAAAGAACTGGATTGATACCGTTCAATGGCATTTGGAAGATATTATTAGAGATGAAAATATTGATCCCGCTGAAGCTCTTCAGCTGAAGAGAACGATAGATGCATCTAACCAGAAAAGAACTGATCTGGTAGAATTTATCGATAGCTGGTTCCTTACAAAGTTTGAAAATATAACTCCGAAACCTGATGCAAAAATCAATACAGAAACTCCCGCATGGGCTGTAGACAGATTATCAATTCTTGCATTAAAGGTTTATCATATGTCGTTAGAGGCCAATAGAGAATCCGCTTCTGAAGAGCACCGTGCCAATTGCCAGGCTAAACTGGAGGTACTGCTTACTCAGAAGGAAGACCTATCAACTTCTATAGATCAGTTGCTTGCTGATATTGAATCCGGTAACGTTAAGATGAAAGTATACAAACAAATGAAAATGTATAACGATGATAGTCTTAACCCGATCCTTTATCAAAAGGGGCAACAGAAATGAGAAAACTATTTTTTTTTGGAGTACTACTATTAATCATAACTTCCTGTGCAACGGAGAAGCTTAACCTATCCCCGTTGTCTAATAATTTTTATAGCGAAACCAAAGGTTCTGATTCCGACAGAGGCGCAAAAAAAGGCTTTGATATCAATCTGAAAGAAAATGTAAACGCTTCTGAAATTTCAAATCTGATTTCTACTTTTCCAAAGTTTAAGAATAACAGTTTGAATGATGAAGTAACCAGCTTGAAATACAGCCTTCAGAACTATCTGTATGCCATTGACGCCAATAACCCGGCAGGAAAAAACAGATCCATCAAAAGTTTCGAAAAATCGTACAAGAAAATTCAAAAACTCAGACAGCAGCTTGACAAAGATGATGATGAAGTTCTTAACAGATACCTGGTTCGTCTAAAAACCAATATTTCTGTGATCGAAGATTCTTTAAAAGGAAATTAAAAACGAACCATTATTAATGATTAAAATTCAGGCAGAAGCCAATGTTCCTACAGAGCACGGCTCTTTCCGAATGATCGCTTTCTCCGAAAACGAAAACGACTGGATGCCGCACATGGCCATCGTAGCAGAAAATACAGATTTTTCAAAACCGGTGAACGTACGTTTCCATTCCGAATGCATTACCGGAGAAGTTTTCCATTCAAAAAAATGTGAATGCGGGCAGCAACTGGATGCCGCAATGAAATACACCCATGAGCACGGAGGAATTATCGTATACCTGCGTCAGGAAGGGAGAAATATAGGGATAATCAATAAGCTTAAAGCTTATTCCCTGCAGGAAAAAGGTCTCGATACCGTACAGGCAAACCTGGAACTGGGCCTTCCTGCTGATGACAGAAACTTCGGGGTAGCTATTGAAATCCTCAATCTTTTAGAGGTAAAAGATATTAATCTTCTCACCAATAATCCTGAAAAAGTAAAATATGTTGTAGACAGCAATATCCATCTTAATTCAAGGATTCCTTTACAGATTCCTGCCAATGAGATCAGTAAAGGCTATCTGCAGACGAAAAAAGATTTCTTCGGTCATTTACTCGATGATAATGACAATTAGATAAAATTAAAAGCTCCGGAAATTTTCCGGAGCTTTTTTTATGATGAACGATAAACCTGACTTACTGCTTGGAAACAGACCAGCTGCCACTCCAATGTTGAAAATTCCATGTTCCGGACTTGGTATGCAAGCTTCCGTATAATACAAAACCTTTTGGGGAAGGCGCAGGATTTAAAGCACCACTCGATCCCTGAATACTGGTATAGTATACTTCCCCCGTACTACCGTTTTCAACTCTTGTTACCTCAATACTACCGCTTTTACTTACATTTAAAATCAAAGTTCCGTTGATGGCATCTCCCGAGTAGGTTCCCACCCACTTACCCATGTAAGGAGATGTATAATTTTCTTCTGCATTATTCTGATGTATATTATCTATAATTTCATCAGCACCTATACATGACAACAGACATACTGGTAACATTATTAAAAATTGAAAATAAAGCTTCCTGACCATGAGTTTTTATCTTATTATTTAAGATGATAAAATTAAACTTTTTTATCACCTGCAAAATTGGGTTTCAGAAATAAATCAAAAGCTCCGGAATTTCTCCCGGAGCTTTTTTAATTATAAAAAACTGAAAAGATATTTTGTTTTTACTTACTAACTTTAGTCTGAATTTTAGACTCGTTAATATTGTAGTATTTAATTACGCTGTTATAGTCGCTGTAATCCACTGCACTTTTAGCCGTTTTTGCACCGCCACCTGTTCCTGATCCGTTAGCCGGAACAACAAGTACTCTGAATTTCTTATTCTGATAGTATGAAGGGTTAGCCGTTAAACTGAATGTAGAAGTAGAATTGATATTAATGGTAGCACCATATTTACTGAATTCATAAACATAATCTACAGCATCATTAGCTAAATTACCCACATAATAAGTGTACGGCAGAAGTTTCCAGATAGGAGAATCCCCATCGGTACCGGTCTGCATATAAATAAGTACCATATCAGACTGCACCAGTGGACTATTAAAATCATCACTCCATCTATATAGGTTATCATTAACCTTTGTGAAACTAGGTGTTATATCAAATGCCTGGCTTATAGTATCGTAGTCCTGGCCCTGTACAACAGTATCATCACTATTGTCACAGCTATAGGCAGTAAAACCTACAGCGCCCAGAAATAAAAAGAGAAGTATTTTTTTCATTTTTGAAAAGTTTAGTTATTATTTATAAAGCGTATTCAAATCATATACCAAAAATTGCAAAAACTTTGTTTTCATCATTTTTTTAATTGTATTTTTGTTCTTATTCAAAAGATCATGAAGAAATTGCTATATACTTCCCTCTTTATTTTTTCATTAATAAGCTTTACAGCCAAAGCTCAGTACCAGCCTAAAGACATTTCCAAAGAAGACCTGAAGAAGGCTCATCACTGGGTAGAAAAGACTTACAGATCGCTTTCTCAGGATGAAAAGCTGGGCCAGCTGTTTATAGTCGCACTTTATACGAATAAGGGAGAAGATTACATTAATCAGGTCCGAAATATTGTGGTGAATGATAAAATCGGAGGATTGATTTTAATGCAGGATGATGCAGCGAGAGAAATTAACCTGGTTAATGAATTTCAGCAGAAATCAAGAGTTCCGATGATGATCGGGATGGATGCGGAATGGGGACTGTTTCAAAGGATCGCCACAGCACATAAGTTTCCATGGGCAATGACCCTCGGAGCAATACAGGATAAGAGCCTTATTTACCAGATGTCTGCCAAGATAGCGGAAGATTGCCATAGAATGGGAATCAACTGGGATTTTGCACCGGTTGTTGATGTGAATACCAATCCGAACAATCCTATTATTGGAAACAGAAGCTTCGGCTCGGAAGTCGATAATGTGATCAGTTCAGCATTGTCTTATTCTAACGGACTTCAGGACAATACTATTCTTGCGGCAATCAAGCATTTCCCGGGACACGGCGATACCAGTACAGATTCTCATCTGGATTTACCGGTAGTTTCCCATAATTTAGAAAGGTTAAATACTGTTGAACTCGCTCCATTTAAAGCGTTAATGAATAAAGGGATTGGTGGTGTAATGGTAGCTCACCTGTATGTTCCAAGCCTGGAATCAGGAAAAGGAATTCCTGCTTCGGTTTCCAAAAATATAATTACCGGCCTACTGAAAGATAAACTGGGATACAAAGGCCTGATCATTACCGATGCCCTGAATATGGGTGCCGTTGCCAATAAATATAAGCCCGGGGAACTGGACGCCCTTGCTTTTAAAGCAGGAAATGATATCATGCTATTCTCACAGGGAGTTTCAGAGGGGAAAAAATTAATTCAGAAAGCCATTGAAAAGGGCGAAATCTCACAATCCAGAGTAGAGGAAAGCGTAAAGAAGATCCTACTTACAAAATATTTCCTTGGCCTTGATAAATACACCCCAAAAGATCCTGTAAATATTAACAGCGATCTGAATAATGATTCTCATAAAATTTTGGTACAGAATCTTTATGCCAATGCCCTGACTTTACTGAAAGACGATCAGAAATTGCTTCCTGTTGCCGGAAAGCAGGTGTATTACGTTCCGCTGGAAGAAGCTCCTTACCAGACGTTTGCCAATCAGCTTGGTGCTAATGTAAGTGTAAAAAAAGCAAATGAGATCAGCACAATTCCTGCAGGCTCTACAGTAATCGTAGGGTTTCACAAGGATAATTCAACAGCATACAAACCTTATAAAATCTCAGCTGAATCTAAGAAAGTCCTTGCTGATCTTACCAGAAACCAAAATGTTATTTTAAATGTTTTCGGTAGTGCTTACGCTTTAAAAGACATTGACATTTCAAAAGTATCTACAGTCCTTGTATCATATGAAAACAATGATGATTCAATGACCGCTGCAGCCAATGCCCTGAACGGAAAAACAAAAATATGGGGCAGATTGCCTGTCCTTGTCAATGATCAGCTGAAAGCCGGTATGGGAATCGACAGCATTCCGGTTTCTACTGTGAATACTAATACAACAGTTTCTACAACATCAAAACAACAATAATCTAATGAAAATAGGCATACTTTGCTATCCAACATACGGCGGAAGCGGAATCGTAGCAACAGAACTGGGAATGTCCCTGGCCAATAAAGGCTATGAAGTTCACTTTATAAGCTCCGCGCTTCCCGCAAGATTAGACATTACAAATCCCAATATTTTCTTTCACCGGGTGAATGTACAGACTTACCCGCTTTTCCAGTATCAGCCTTATGATATTGCATTAAGCTCAATGATTTATAGGGTAGTGAACCTGTATAAGCTTGATCTGCTGCACGCTCATTACGCCATTCCGTATGCCTATGCAGCGTTTACGGCCAAACAGATGCTTAAGGAAGATAATAATGATATTCCCCTGGTGACTACACTTCACGGAACAGATATTACCCTTGTAGGGCAGCATCCCAGTTATAAGCATGCTGTAGAATTTTCCATCAACCAGTCGGATGCCATTACTTCGGTTTCTGAAAGCCTGAAAAAGGATACGCTTCAGTTTTTCAATATCAAAAAGGAAATACAGGTGATTACCAACTTTATTGATAATTCTGAATTCGATGACTGTACGGAATGCCAGAGAACACAGTTTGCTAATCCGGATGAGAAAATCCTGATCCATGTTTCCAACCTTCGCCCGGTAAAACGTGTAGATGAAGTCCTTCAGATCTTCAAAAATGTGGAGAAAAAGGTAAAATCAAAACTAATTATTATAGGAGAAGGTCCGGATATGGAAAAGGTAAACCAGTTCCTGGAAGAAAACCCTGAACTTATTTCAAAGATCCGTCTTTTAGGAAAGGTAAATGATCTGTACAAAATCCTGCAGCTTTCCGATGTATTCCTGCTTCCTTCCGAACAGGAAAGTTTCGGTCTGGCAGCACTTGAAGCAATGGCAGCCTATACTCCGGTAATAAGCTCTAATGCCGGCGGAATCCCGGAAGTGAATATCCAGGGCGAAACAGGTTTTTTAGCAGAAATCGGAAATGTAGAGGCTATGAGCAATTATACAATAAAGCTACTGAGCAACGATGATCTTTTAACCAGAATGAAGAAAAATGCGAAAGATCAGGCTATAAAATTCGATTTGAAAAACATTCTTCCTATATATGAAGAA
Protein-coding sequences here:
- a CDS encoding oligosaccharide flippase family protein yields the protein MKKLLNETIIYGIGAIMPRVILFILNPLYINQINNKDFAIFSNLYALISFVNIMLSFGFETAFFRFSADKDNEKKTFNTSFWFLFGLSTVFLLSLLIFSQSVADQLGYSSNPEYIRWFAWIAFFDNLCVIPFAWLRFNNKPIKYSLVRVLQSLFQTVITVALFLYIPLSVSQNFGLKEKVSFPFYSNLAASFLGFLLLLPVVFKVRFQFSTELFKNMIKYSWPVMIAGMAFMVNENFDKAIQIYNIPGEDAGAYGGCYKLAVLMTLFVTAYRMGIEPFFFKQMNNDNAKNTYAKVTEYFTFFASTVAMGIIANISWLKQILIPNSSYWTAIDIIPIIVIANLCFGIYYNFSTWYKVTDRTKVGTVISWLGAFLTIILNLLFLSKYGFMVSAWVTFIAYFVMMITSYLLGQKYYPIPYRIKKMTLFLGLLMLFSFVIVYLFDYNFWVGNLLFLVYAGVLIYSEKNMLLSRIRKN
- a CDS encoding sugar phosphate nucleotidyltransferase; translation: MKIIVPMAGRGSRLRPHTLTVPKPLIPIAGKPIVQRLVEDIAKVAGEKIEEVAFIIGDFGPEIEKSLLQIAEKLGAKGSIYYQNDPLGTAHAIKCAEDSMQGDVVIAFADTLFRADFQLDKNSDGVIWVKSVEDPSAFGVVKLDNYGFITDFVEKPQTFVSDLAIIGIYYFNSAEKLMDEINYIMDNNIKNGGEYQLTTALENLRAKGAKFTLGKVNDWMDCGNKNATVETNSKILEYEREEMLNYPATAVIENSLIIQPCFIGENVKISNSKIGPGVSLGNNTIIVNSNIENSLIQENTRINHGNLSNSMIGNSAQYFGVSREISLGDYSVLDFLSK
- a CDS encoding DUF4292 domain-containing protein — protein: MKNWIPILLILLTLSSCKTRNAAKNNTGSTQDSTVTTEDNRNPKDANEPVRDKLTFYEHVVTPLKFDQVKINSKVNVETGNFIPTLDAVIYIENDQKVWMNLQAFFFTVAKGIATPEGIKGQDKTSKTYIDSDFDYLNNLLNVNFIDYKSLEKILMGRTFVKISDSQFTLTQNMQGFKMVSNTTQKIVTDQKTREYKIALQYDTNYDLLSVNLKDVLSPDELEISYSNWNEYNGIRLPKNVKIIIKGSKSSQILLENTKFDFSRMETPYSVPSSYKKIEIK
- a CDS encoding peptidoglycan DD-metalloendopeptidase family protein, producing MIKKFSFLIGILLFGLHQGQQNKEQLQKQNADLKKQIVQINTDLAKTRTESKLSVAYLNNVNKKLVLREKVYTNTQKEKRFIEDEIYLRQLEINRQNKELAVLRKNYAEVLVNAYKNKGVQNKVTFILSSKNLGEAIRRVQYLKQYADYQDKKATEISNAAAQIKKSIAQKQNSAREKENLLVNQQKDLATINAERAQKEQLLADFKKNEAKLTVELKQKQVQSKALEGQIRAIIAEEIRIAKAEEEARKKAEAEKIRMAKIIADREKARIEAEAKARAEALERERKLAEIEAKKAADLAAKRAEEERKRNEEAARAEANAKDEARRVAAKKASDEANARAKEASDKLIAARAAEAALNKKKEEEKKAAETKAMTSYGVTTTTGSSFADSRGRLGYPADRAGQITHRFGRQPHPVFKNIVEENTGIKIAVPSGTRAKSVYPGSVSSVLANSDGTKTVMVKHGNYFTIYSNLGSVSVSKGQQVSSGTPVGTVAQDFDGSYTLDFQVWNGNTPVDPLGWISY
- a CDS encoding twin-arginine translocase TatA/TatE family subunit yields the protein MNTLTILALSWQHILIVAILLVLLFGGKKIPELMRGVGSGIKEFKDAVKEEDKPGSENKTSSTNNNNTTSN
- a CDS encoding DUF4254 domain-containing protein — translated: MNFTETAWKVFNQSIEDYHVSDDVNSLINNPFEKDSLERILYAKNWIDTVQWHLEDIIRDENIDPAEALQLKRTIDASNQKRTDLVEFIDSWFLTKFENITPKPDAKINTETPAWAVDRLSILALKVYHMSLEANRESASEEHRANCQAKLEVLLTQKEDLSTSIDQLLADIESGNVKMKVYKQMKMYNDDSLNPILYQKGQQK
- the ribA gene encoding GTP cyclohydrolase II produces the protein MIKIQAEANVPTEHGSFRMIAFSENENDWMPHMAIVAENTDFSKPVNVRFHSECITGEVFHSKKCECGQQLDAAMKYTHEHGGIIVYLRQEGRNIGIINKLKAYSLQEKGLDTVQANLELGLPADDRNFGVAIEILNLLEVKDINLLTNNPEKVKYVVDSNIHLNSRIPLQIPANEISKGYLQTKKDFFGHLLDDNDN
- a CDS encoding glycoside hydrolase family 3 protein, which encodes MKKLLYTSLFIFSLISFTAKAQYQPKDISKEDLKKAHHWVEKTYRSLSQDEKLGQLFIVALYTNKGEDYINQVRNIVVNDKIGGLILMQDDAAREINLVNEFQQKSRVPMMIGMDAEWGLFQRIATAHKFPWAMTLGAIQDKSLIYQMSAKIAEDCHRMGINWDFAPVVDVNTNPNNPIIGNRSFGSEVDNVISSALSYSNGLQDNTILAAIKHFPGHGDTSTDSHLDLPVVSHNLERLNTVELAPFKALMNKGIGGVMVAHLYVPSLESGKGIPASVSKNIITGLLKDKLGYKGLIITDALNMGAVANKYKPGELDALAFKAGNDIMLFSQGVSEGKKLIQKAIEKGEISQSRVEESVKKILLTKYFLGLDKYTPKDPVNINSDLNNDSHKILVQNLYANALTLLKDDQKLLPVAGKQVYYVPLEEAPYQTFANQLGANVSVKKANEISTIPAGSTVIVGFHKDNSTAYKPYKISAESKKVLADLTRNQNVILNVFGSAYALKDIDISKVSTVLVSYENNDDSMTAAANALNGKTKIWGRLPVLVNDQLKAGMGIDSIPVSTVNTNTTVSTTSKQQ
- the bshA gene encoding N-acetyl-alpha-D-glucosaminyl L-malate synthase BshA; this translates as MKIGILCYPTYGGSGIVATELGMSLANKGYEVHFISSALPARLDITNPNIFFHRVNVQTYPLFQYQPYDIALSSMIYRVVNLYKLDLLHAHYAIPYAYAAFTAKQMLKEDNNDIPLVTTLHGTDITLVGQHPSYKHAVEFSINQSDAITSVSESLKKDTLQFFNIKKEIQVITNFIDNSEFDDCTECQRTQFANPDEKILIHVSNLRPVKRVDEVLQIFKNVEKKVKSKLIIIGEGPDMEKVNQFLEENPELISKIRLLGKVNDLYKILQLSDVFLLPSEQESFGLAALEAMAAYTPVISSNAGGIPEVNIQGETGFLAEIGNVEAMSNYTIKLLSNDDLLTRMKKNAKDQAIKFDLKNILPIYEEMYRTTIENFKGELTKV